In the Deinococcus ficus genome, one interval contains:
- a CDS encoding histidine phosphatase family protein — protein sequence MKRRLAPFGFTAPDRATATEFWVVRHGESTWNVDGRYQGQTDVPLSHVGVLQAASLAERLTGLHFDAVYSSDLARAMQTAEMVTERLSGHPAVQPAPDLREIDVGELSGLTVADIRQQYPQYLQDLSADSWGTRRPGGESMEDLFSRCGVAFHRIRALHPGHRVLVFTHGGVVRVAVGLALGGVPAHSWARLSVTNTSITRVLLSEQSGTLLGFNDDAHLENLAEATEADDVLGQSP from the coding sequence TTGAAACGCCGCCTCGCCCCCTTCGGCTTCACCGCCCCGGATCGCGCCACCGCGACGGAATTCTGGGTGGTGCGCCACGGGGAAAGCACCTGGAACGTGGACGGCCGCTACCAGGGCCAGACGGACGTGCCCCTCAGCCACGTGGGCGTGCTGCAGGCCGCCAGCCTCGCCGAGCGCCTGACGGGTTTGCACTTCGACGCGGTGTACAGCAGTGACCTCGCCCGCGCCATGCAGACCGCCGAGATGGTCACCGAGCGCCTCAGCGGGCACCCGGCGGTGCAGCCCGCCCCGGACCTGCGCGAGATCGACGTCGGGGAACTGTCCGGCCTGACCGTGGCCGACATCCGCCAGCAGTACCCGCAGTACCTTCAGGACCTCTCGGCGGATTCCTGGGGCACCCGCCGGCCCGGCGGGGAGAGCATGGAAGACCTCTTCTCCCGCTGTGGCGTGGCGTTTCACCGCATCCGCGCGCTGCACCCCGGGCACCGGGTGCTGGTGTTCACGCACGGCGGCGTGGTCCGCGTGGCGGTCGGGCTGGCGCTGGGCGGCGTGCCCGCGCATTCCTGGGCGCGTCTGAGCGTCACGAACACCAGCATCACCCGCGTGCTGCTGTCCGAGCAGAGCGGCACCCTGTTGGGCTTCAACGACGACGCGCACCTGGAAAACCTCGCGGAGGCCACCGAGGCCGACGATGTGCTGGGGCAGTCCCCGTGA
- the meaB gene encoding methylmalonyl Co-A mutase-associated GTPase MeaB, with the protein MTAPAASLLDRYLASDPRALARALTLAEAGLPAARPLLRAARTRAHRATVLGVTGSPGSGKSTLTGALIATLRAEGKRVAVLAVDPSSPYSGGAILGDRIRMLRHHADPGVFVRSLATRGALGGLSARTMQVLALLEGAGFDWVILETVGVGQSEVDVAAVCDHTLLVLTPAGGDGVQAFKAGIMEIADVIAVNKADLPGADRTVRELMAAQGLGAHDEHTWFAPIRRTIASQDQGMEKLVEAVLKHREHLGEPGLNARRAARAEYEVRSLVQERLMERARVQSRDLYARVARGELDADDVADALVQGDGLPGRGRGAQG; encoded by the coding sequence GTGACTGCGCCCGCCGCCTCTTTGCTGGACCGGTACCTCGCCAGCGACCCCCGCGCTCTGGCCCGCGCCCTCACGCTGGCCGAGGCGGGTCTGCCGGCCGCGCGGCCCCTGCTGCGCGCCGCGCGCACCCGAGCGCACCGCGCCACCGTGCTCGGCGTGACCGGCAGCCCTGGCAGCGGCAAGAGCACCCTGACCGGAGCGCTGATCGCCACGCTGCGCGCCGAGGGCAAGCGCGTCGCGGTGCTGGCCGTGGACCCCAGCAGCCCGTACAGCGGCGGCGCGATCCTCGGGGACCGCATCCGCATGCTGCGCCACCACGCCGACCCGGGCGTGTTCGTCCGCTCCCTCGCCACGCGCGGCGCGCTGGGTGGCCTGTCCGCCCGGACCATGCAGGTCCTCGCGCTGCTGGAAGGCGCGGGGTTTGACTGGGTGATCCTGGAAACCGTGGGCGTCGGCCAGTCCGAGGTGGACGTGGCCGCCGTGTGCGACCACACCCTGCTCGTCCTCACGCCGGCCGGCGGGGACGGCGTGCAAGCCTTCAAGGCCGGCATCATGGAGATCGCGGACGTGATCGCCGTGAACAAGGCCGACCTGCCCGGCGCCGACCGCACCGTGCGGGAACTCATGGCCGCGCAGGGCCTCGGCGCCCACGACGAGCACACCTGGTTCGCTCCGATCCGCCGCACCATCGCCAGCCAGGACCAGGGCATGGAGAAACTCGTGGAGGCCGTCCTGAAACACCGCGAGCACCTGGGTGAACCCGGCCTGAACGCCCGCCGCGCCGCCCGCGCCGAGTACGAGGTCCGGTCCCTGGTGCAGGAACGCCTGATGGAACGCGCCCGGGTGCAGAGCCGCGACCTGTACGCCCGCGTCGCCCGCGGGGAACTGGATGCGGACGACGTGGCCGACGCCCTGGTGCAGGGTGACGGCCTGCCCGGCCGCGGCCGCGGGGCCCAGGGGTGA
- a CDS encoding isoprenylcysteine carboxyl methyltransferase family protein produces MRARTLAPLLLAFLTAQRLVELRRARANERWARAQGAAEYGRAHYPLFFVLHPTWMLFTLLEGRASRGRVNLPALLVFLAAQPLRAWVMRSLGRYWNTKILIVPGGQRVTAGPFRYLKHPNYAVVALEIASAPLAVGAWRTALAYTVLNAALLLLVRIPAEERALAHYAATQGDPAGH; encoded by the coding sequence GTGAGGGCCCGCACGCTGGCCCCGCTGCTGCTGGCGTTCCTGACCGCGCAGCGCCTCGTGGAACTGCGCCGCGCCCGCGCGAACGAACGCTGGGCACGCGCGCAGGGCGCCGCGGAGTACGGCCGGGCGCATTACCCGCTGTTTTTCGTCCTGCACCCCACCTGGATGCTGTTCACGCTGCTCGAGGGCCGCGCCAGCCGAGGCCGCGTGAACCTGCCCGCCCTGCTGGTGTTCCTCGCCGCGCAGCCGCTGCGCGCCTGGGTGATGCGCAGCCTGGGCCGCTACTGGAACACGAAGATCCTGATCGTGCCCGGCGGGCAGCGCGTCACCGCCGGCCCCTTCCGGTACCTGAAGCACCCCAACTACGCCGTGGTCGCCCTGGAGATCGCCTCGGCGCCGCTGGCGGTGGGCGCGTGGCGCACCGCGCTGGCCTACACCGTCCTGAACGCCGCGCTGCTCCTGCTCGTCCGCATTCCCGCCGAGGAACGGGCCCTGGCGCACTACGCCGCCACGCAGGGCGACCCGGCCGGCCACTGA
- a CDS encoding MFS transporter — MSVPHAHAAVTSVSRHSAAIALAMTAGHFINDAYGAMLTPLTPALQSKFGVSIAAVTLLSSVYSLTSSVLQPLLGILGERLDRRYAAALGPLLTGLGLTLMGFVPWFGALMLLVAVAGFGSGFFHPAGAAYVAQHSPQDKRGLWASLFSAGGTGGMALGPVFAGVGLTHLPWFALIGAVIAAVTFAVTPSGTQKARRVSLAEYAGIFKGPLVWLWGMAVLRSLASMGYNAMLPFILPLRGYGAREVGITLAVYAVASAAGGILGGRASDRYGRTPVLRSAILTSIPFFALLILSHPGQWWFYPLTFLVGAAVNASIPVGVVTAQEYAPQHVAVASSIMMGFSWGFAGLLVFLVGALADVTTPIIAALASLALLVPSALIAYRLPEPGKTEFQP; from the coding sequence ATGTCGGTTCCCCACGCCCACGCGGCCGTGACCAGCGTCTCCCGCCACTCGGCGGCGATTGCCCTCGCCATGACCGCCGGGCACTTCATCAACGACGCCTACGGCGCCATGCTCACCCCCCTGACCCCCGCCCTGCAGAGCAAATTTGGGGTGAGCATCGCCGCCGTGACCCTGCTCTCCAGCGTGTACAGCCTGACCAGCAGCGTCCTTCAGCCCCTGCTGGGCATTCTGGGCGAACGCCTGGACCGCCGGTACGCCGCGGCGCTGGGCCCCCTGCTGACGGGCCTGGGCCTCACCCTGATGGGCTTCGTGCCGTGGTTCGGGGCGCTGATGCTGCTGGTCGCCGTGGCAGGTTTCGGCAGCGGATTCTTCCATCCGGCCGGAGCGGCGTACGTGGCGCAGCACAGCCCCCAGGACAAACGCGGCCTGTGGGCCAGCCTGTTCAGCGCCGGCGGGACCGGCGGCATGGCCCTGGGCCCGGTGTTCGCCGGCGTGGGCCTCACTCACCTCCCGTGGTTCGCCCTGATCGGCGCGGTGATCGCCGCCGTCACGTTCGCGGTCACGCCCAGCGGCACCCAGAAGGCCAGGCGGGTCAGCCTCGCCGAGTACGCCGGGATCTTCAAGGGTCCCCTGGTGTGGCTGTGGGGCATGGCGGTGCTGCGCAGCCTCGCCAGCATGGGGTACAACGCCATGCTGCCCTTCATCCTTCCGCTGCGCGGCTACGGCGCGCGGGAGGTCGGCATCACGCTCGCGGTGTACGCGGTCGCCAGCGCCGCCGGCGGCATCCTCGGCGGGCGGGCCAGCGACCGCTACGGCCGCACCCCGGTCCTGCGCTCCGCCATCCTGACCAGCATTCCCTTCTTCGCGCTGCTGATCCTCAGCCACCCCGGGCAGTGGTGGTTCTACCCCCTGACCTTCCTGGTGGGTGCCGCCGTGAACGCCAGCATCCCGGTCGGCGTGGTCACCGCGCAGGAGTACGCGCCGCAGCACGTCGCGGTCGCCAGCAGCATCATGATGGGCTTCTCCTGGGGCTTCGCGGGCCTGCTGGTGTTCCTGGTCGGCGCGCTCGCCGACGTCACCACCCCCATCATTGCCGCGCTCGCCTCGCTGGCCCTGCTGGTCCCCAGCGCCCTGATCGCCTACCGCCTGCCGGAACCCGGCAAGACCGAGTTCCAGCCCTGA
- a CDS encoding DEAD/DEAH box helicase, which translates to MPAAPAGNLLLLPQVARAALFAAHPGPAVLLTTPDRIGSYASAGALGAPVSVNPGLRDWDARHEHVVLDVNTAIDLFPARPEDHALSLKVGASYPREALLARLEAFGYERGEEPGYELRGDTLELRLTPGAGLPAEAEEDLWVRAEFFGDELDTLRTLRPGEVSGVKTQAFTLEPTAEYLTETRWDATRLDLLPGRVFLDSPEFYASSLGVLIDTLWPKLEGRDVTSFGRAPLDLPDLDTGLTALPFYRARLSDLDRDVQEWRGAGYRVFILVRHDRTAAYLADKLLNTHEIPWLTVPRLPEGGLGFLRASGEGGFVIPEFNTVVLTEDLIYGFQGGSALRGKKLTGRPVTDALGLHVGDYLIHPEHGIGQFEGLETRKVLGVTRDYLNLQYRNGARLSVPIEQLPVLRRHPGTTDDPPVLSSFDKKDWARAKEKARKNAEEVAGKLLIQYAARQVTPGNAFPPNPEWDEQVEKNFKFDLTSDQRISLKETLRDLEKPNPADRLISGDVGFGKTEVALRAAHRVVGHGKQVAILVPTTLLAEQHTTTFVERFKDLPVRVEGLSRFTTPQQSKRILADVRAGKVDILIGTHRLLSGDIEFKDLGLIIVDEEHRFGVGQKEKLRALRGLPALEGGKLDLPEGQKAVDTLALSATPIPRTLYMSMVGLRDMSSIQTPPKGRKPIQTILAPFDPSTVRDAIMTEIDRGGKVFYIHDRIASIGARSLYLRNLVPEARIGVAHGRMNEEELEEIMLGFEQGAFDVLLATTIVETGLDIPEANTILIERADRLGLAQLYQLRGRVGRRQQTAYAYLFYPPRMTENAQRRLWAIADLQDLGSGHLLAEKDMEIRGVGNILGEEQHGHVQAVSIDVYTEMLAEAVARLKGEKREEPVSISIDLPVNARLSPEYFSADGPEKGEEARIATYGRLSEARTLQAISRVERDLRKKYGPPSPEVQNFIDLAKLRLTAAAKRVLSIGETMTHLQITFAYKALDYDAPGLKRFPHRTEVQTFPPSVKLEKRGLKPDDYARTLIDLLGYFG; encoded by the coding sequence ATGCCCGCGGCGCCCGCAGGAAACCTGCTGCTGCTGCCGCAGGTGGCGCGCGCGGCGCTGTTCGCGGCGCACCCGGGCCCGGCGGTGCTGCTCACCACCCCGGACCGGATCGGCAGTTACGCGTCCGCCGGGGCGCTGGGGGCGCCCGTCAGCGTGAACCCCGGCCTGCGTGACTGGGACGCCAGGCACGAGCACGTCGTGCTGGACGTGAACACCGCTATCGACCTGTTCCCCGCCCGCCCGGAAGACCACGCCCTGAGCCTGAAGGTCGGCGCGAGCTACCCGCGCGAGGCGCTGCTGGCCCGGCTGGAAGCCTTCGGGTACGAGCGGGGCGAGGAACCCGGCTACGAACTGCGCGGCGACACACTGGAACTGCGCCTGACGCCCGGCGCCGGCCTGCCTGCCGAGGCCGAGGAGGACCTGTGGGTGCGCGCCGAGTTCTTCGGGGATGAACTGGACACCCTCCGCACCCTGAGACCCGGCGAGGTGAGCGGCGTGAAGACGCAGGCGTTCACGCTGGAGCCCACCGCCGAGTACCTCACGGAAACGAGGTGGGACGCCACGCGGCTGGACCTGCTGCCCGGGCGGGTGTTCCTGGACTCCCCGGAGTTCTATGCCAGCAGCCTGGGCGTCCTGATCGACACCCTCTGGCCGAAACTGGAGGGCCGGGACGTGACCAGTTTCGGCCGGGCGCCGCTGGACCTCCCGGACCTGGACACCGGCCTGACCGCCCTGCCGTTTTACCGCGCGCGCCTCAGCGACCTGGACCGCGACGTGCAGGAGTGGCGCGGCGCCGGGTACCGCGTGTTCATCCTGGTACGCCACGACCGCACCGCCGCCTACCTGGCGGACAAGCTGCTGAACACCCACGAGATCCCCTGGCTGACCGTGCCGCGCCTTCCGGAAGGCGGCCTGGGCTTCCTGCGCGCCAGCGGCGAGGGCGGCTTCGTCATTCCCGAGTTCAACACGGTCGTCCTGACCGAGGACCTGATCTACGGCTTCCAGGGCGGCAGCGCCCTGCGCGGCAAGAAGCTCACCGGGCGGCCCGTCACGGACGCGCTGGGCCTGCACGTCGGCGACTACCTGATTCACCCGGAGCACGGCATCGGGCAGTTCGAGGGCCTGGAAACCCGCAAGGTGCTGGGCGTCACCCGCGACTACCTGAACCTCCAGTACCGGAACGGCGCGCGCCTGAGCGTGCCCATCGAGCAGCTGCCCGTCCTGCGCCGCCACCCCGGCACCACCGACGATCCGCCGGTGCTGAGCAGCTTCGACAAGAAAGACTGGGCGCGCGCCAAGGAAAAAGCCCGCAAGAACGCCGAGGAAGTCGCCGGGAAGCTCCTCATCCAGTACGCGGCGCGGCAGGTTACGCCCGGCAACGCCTTCCCCCCCAACCCCGAATGGGACGAGCAGGTGGAGAAGAACTTCAAGTTCGACCTCACCAGCGACCAGCGCATCTCCCTGAAAGAAACCCTGCGGGACCTCGAAAAACCCAACCCCGCCGACCGCCTGATCTCGGGCGACGTGGGCTTCGGGAAGACCGAGGTGGCCCTGCGCGCCGCGCACCGCGTCGTCGGGCACGGCAAGCAGGTCGCCATCCTGGTGCCCACCACCCTGCTCGCCGAGCAGCACACCACCACCTTCGTCGAGCGCTTCAAGGACCTGCCCGTGCGTGTGGAGGGCCTGTCGCGCTTCACCACGCCGCAGCAGTCCAAACGCATCCTCGCGGACGTCCGCGCCGGCAAGGTGGACATCTTGATCGGCACGCACCGCCTGCTGTCCGGCGACATCGAGTTCAAGGACCTGGGCCTGATCATCGTGGACGAAGAACACCGCTTCGGGGTGGGCCAGAAAGAAAAGCTCCGCGCGCTGCGCGGCCTGCCCGCCCTCGAAGGCGGCAAGCTGGACCTCCCGGAAGGGCAGAAGGCGGTGGACACCCTGGCCCTGTCCGCCACGCCCATCCCCCGCACGCTGTACATGAGCATGGTCGGCCTGCGCGACATGAGCAGCATCCAGACCCCACCCAAGGGCCGCAAACCCATCCAGACGATCCTGGCGCCCTTCGACCCCAGCACCGTGCGCGACGCGATCATGACCGAGATCGACCGCGGCGGCAAGGTCTTCTACATCCACGACCGCATCGCCAGCATCGGCGCCCGCAGCCTGTACCTGCGCAACCTCGTGCCCGAAGCGCGCATCGGCGTCGCGCACGGCCGCATGAACGAGGAAGAACTCGAGGAGATCATGCTCGGCTTCGAACAGGGCGCCTTCGACGTGCTGCTCGCCACCACCATCGTCGAAACCGGCCTGGACATCCCCGAGGCGAACACCATCCTGATCGAACGCGCCGATCGGCTCGGCCTCGCGCAGCTCTACCAGCTGCGTGGCCGCGTCGGCCGCCGCCAGCAGACCGCGTACGCCTACCTCTTCTACCCCCCACGCATGACCGAGAACGCCCAGCGGCGCCTGTGGGCCATCGCCGACCTCCAGGACCTCGGCAGCGGCCACCTGCTCGCCGAAAAGGACATGGAGATCCGCGGCGTGGGCAACATCCTCGGCGAGGAACAGCACGGGCACGTGCAGGCCGTCAGCATCGACGTGTACACCGAGATGCTCGCCGAGGCCGTCGCCCGCCTCAAGGGCGAGAAACGCGAGGAGCCCGTCAGCATCAGCATCGATCTGCCCGTCAACGCCCGCCTCAGCCCCGAGTACTTCAGCGCCGACGGCCCCGAAAAAGGCGAGGAAGCCCGCATCGCCACCTACGGCCGCCTCAGCGAAGCCCGCACCCTCCAGGCGATCAGCCGCGTGGAACGCGACCTGCGCAAGAAGTACGGCCCGCCCAGCCCCGAAGTGCAGAACTTCATCGACCTCGCCAAACTCCGCCTCACCGCCGCCGCCAAACGCGTGCTGAGCATCGGCGAGACCATGACCCACCTCCAGATCACCTTCGCGTACAAGGCCCTGGACTACGACGCCCCCGGCCTCAAACGCTTCCCCCACCGCACGGAAGTGCAGACCTTCCCGCCCAGCGTGAAACTGGAAAAACGCGGCCTGAAACCCGACGATTACGCCCGCACCCTGATCGATCTGCTCGGCTACTTCGGGTAA